A genome region from Caldalkalibacillus uzonensis includes the following:
- a CDS encoding Nramp family divalent metal transporter, giving the protein MASTEKHTVKEGVDTQPTHSVFAHWLHSLGPAVITAALVLGPGSLTVSTNIGALHGYQLIWVLVIATIFMMVFTEMSARIGMATDQTLLSTIRDKWGQTVTSIIGIGAFLVTASFQAGNAIGSGAAFGVLTNTSSIIWTLIFTLLAIVLLFVKNLYKVLEKLMLVLVALMLMSFLITLFVVKPNLSSLFRGFVPNIPHGSMLLIIALFATTFSVVGAFYQSYFVQERGWDRKNAKDGIIESYSGILILGLISGMVMVCAAKVLLPQGITVNSVVDLGKTIGPLYGSWSTVIFMLGLWGAAFSSLTANATIGGALLADALGLGRKLSDKGVRYCIIAVMVIGAGVAIFFQGLPIQLILFAQAITIVVVPLIGISLYVVANDKEIMGDLRNSTFKNVIGIIGLLVLLVLAGNTIKNLFF; this is encoded by the coding sequence ATGGCTAGTACTGAAAAACATACTGTCAAAGAAGGTGTTGACACACAACCTACACACTCAGTTTTTGCTCACTGGTTACATTCGTTGGGGCCTGCAGTTATCACAGCTGCGTTAGTGTTAGGCCCTGGAAGCTTGACAGTTTCTACAAACATTGGAGCCCTTCATGGGTACCAATTAATTTGGGTGCTTGTAATTGCTACGATCTTCATGATGGTTTTTACTGAAATGAGTGCCAGGATTGGAATGGCTACTGATCAGACCTTGTTATCTACCATTCGTGACAAGTGGGGGCAAACCGTTACGTCTATTATCGGTATAGGGGCATTTCTGGTAACTGCATCGTTTCAAGCTGGAAATGCTATAGGATCGGGTGCGGCATTTGGCGTATTAACAAATACATCGTCGATCATCTGGACGCTAATATTTACATTACTGGCCATTGTTTTGCTATTTGTGAAGAACTTGTATAAAGTCTTAGAGAAACTGATGCTCGTGCTGGTCGCGCTTATGCTAATGTCATTTCTGATTACCTTGTTTGTAGTAAAACCAAACCTATCATCCTTATTTCGAGGTTTTGTTCCGAATATTCCGCATGGTTCGATGTTGCTCATAATTGCATTGTTTGCGACAACGTTTTCAGTTGTTGGAGCGTTTTATCAGTCTTATTTTGTGCAAGAAAGAGGTTGGGACAGGAAAAACGCCAAAGACGGGATTATAGAAAGTTATTCAGGCATATTGATTCTAGGTTTAATCTCAGGTATGGTAATGGTTTGTGCTGCAAAAGTCCTACTTCCTCAAGGAATTACAGTTAATTCAGTGGTTGATTTGGGAAAAACCATTGGGCCACTTTATGGAAGTTGGTCAACGGTTATCTTCATGCTTGGTCTATGGGGAGCTGCTTTTTCTTCACTTACTGCTAATGCCACCATTGGTGGAGCGTTGTTAGCCGATGCTTTAGGGCTAGGCCGTAAACTGAGTGATAAAGGCGTTCGCTATTGTATTATCGCCGTTATGGTCATTGGAGCAGGAGTAGCGATCTTTTTTCAAGGTTTACCTATTCAACTCATTTTATTTGCTCAAGCTATTACGATTGTTGTTGTGCCTTTAATCGGGATCAGTCTTTATGTAGTAGCTAATGATAAAGAGATTATGGGAGATCTTAGAAATTCAACTTTTAAAAATGTTATTGGAATCATAGGGCTGTTGGTGCTTTTAGTTTTAGCAGGAAACACGATCAAAAATTTATTCTTCTAG
- a CDS encoding FIMAH domain-containing protein: MTIMIMIVSFGFYNKTVAEDIEERIEHLGTAINSVVIPHAAYGKGPNGENWMYVVANGSPPNLNIIGVETGERVDNFPLEGAHTSWGLTVAPDGTLYIGSQRNGNLYRYIPGMDNIENLGRPISSETHLWRLVADDKGKIYGGTYPNGKVFQYDPETNQFRDYGQMVQSEWYVRSVAYGNGKIYAGTGNRQAHLVELDVETGEKEIIPLPEEYSSDTEVYDMSYVEGFLFARVTPSSTMLVYDTKTREWIDAFKNANGWDASPLGPSNKTYFKVDNKLYYFDVVTKESGPTGFSISGTDRSYGWYKIDDDNFPGLSLVSTNLRGRYYIYNPETGNNKIIQGDVLGSPVDIRSIHLGPDGNIYVGGYLSPGAMARIDTSTKQIEMLYGPGQIEAMATYQGKLYTGNYPDGQIWEYDPSEPWNYGKNPKQVAELSSNGQDRPFAFADAGNYLAIGTVPKGGSLEGALSFYDPETGETEVFRNVVENHSVISLAYKDGLIYGGTSIYGGIGINPVETEGKLFIWDVEKKEKVWEGSLIPGEQAISALAFDENGMLWGLTYGYIFKFNPETREVVQLKELYPYEWGTTFWAGGYLNFHKDGYLYGRAVNNIFKLDPETWEVETLVDGASYFAQDYMGDIYFSQIATQLYVYKLKYEDEPVSSETVMQLVELYKKTGNLEPPLYTQLKNSIKQSMYHEKEGRVTQAIKHLRRFLNHLNNPALDKYVSQDAKDTLNMTGETLLQEWENR; the protein is encoded by the coding sequence ATGACAATTATGATTATGATTGTGAGTTTCGGATTTTATAATAAGACGGTTGCAGAAGATATTGAAGAACGGATTGAACACTTAGGCACAGCTATAAACTCTGTTGTGATTCCCCATGCTGCTTACGGGAAAGGGCCTAATGGTGAAAACTGGATGTATGTCGTTGCTAACGGTTCCCCTCCCAATCTCAACATTATTGGCGTTGAAACTGGAGAAAGGGTAGACAATTTCCCATTGGAAGGAGCACACACTTCCTGGGGATTAACCGTGGCCCCGGATGGTACACTGTATATTGGTTCGCAGAGGAACGGTAATTTATATCGCTATATCCCGGGCATGGATAACATAGAAAACTTAGGGAGGCCAATCAGTTCAGAGACACACCTTTGGAGATTAGTAGCGGATGATAAAGGAAAAATTTATGGAGGCACCTACCCCAATGGTAAGGTGTTTCAATATGACCCTGAAACAAATCAGTTCAGGGATTACGGGCAAATGGTTCAATCTGAATGGTATGTTCGTAGCGTAGCTTACGGTAATGGAAAAATTTACGCTGGTACGGGTAACAGGCAAGCACACTTAGTCGAATTGGATGTAGAAACAGGGGAAAAAGAAATTATACCCTTGCCGGAAGAGTACAGTAGTGATACAGAGGTATATGACATGTCTTATGTGGAAGGATTTCTTTTTGCACGTGTGACACCCAGCAGCACAATGCTGGTCTACGATACGAAAACAAGAGAATGGATCGATGCATTCAAAAATGCTAACGGCTGGGATGCTTCTCCGTTAGGACCTAGTAATAAAACGTATTTTAAAGTTGATAATAAACTTTATTACTTTGACGTCGTGACAAAAGAGTCAGGTCCGACAGGATTCTCTATATCTGGAACGGACCGCAGCTATGGATGGTACAAAATAGATGACGATAATTTTCCGGGACTCAGTTTAGTGAGTACTAATTTAAGAGGTCGCTACTATATTTACAATCCGGAAACCGGGAACAACAAGATTATACAGGGAGACGTTCTTGGGTCACCCGTAGATATTCGCTCGATCCATTTAGGTCCAGACGGTAATATTTATGTTGGCGGATACTTATCACCTGGTGCTATGGCGAGGATCGATACGAGTACAAAACAAATTGAAATGTTATACGGTCCCGGACAAATCGAAGCGATGGCTACCTATCAAGGAAAGTTGTACACCGGAAATTATCCAGACGGACAAATTTGGGAATATGACCCCTCTGAACCGTGGAATTATGGAAAGAATCCTAAACAAGTCGCAGAGTTAAGCAGTAACGGCCAGGATCGACCTTTCGCTTTTGCGGATGCAGGTAACTATCTGGCTATAGGGACGGTTCCCAAGGGAGGAAGTCTGGAAGGAGCTTTAAGTTTTTACGACCCAGAAACAGGTGAAACAGAAGTCTTTCGTAATGTTGTTGAAAATCATAGTGTGATTTCGTTAGCTTACAAAGACGGGCTTATTTATGGAGGGACATCCATATACGGTGGGATTGGCATTAATCCTGTGGAAACAGAAGGAAAGCTATTTATTTGGGATGTTGAGAAGAAAGAGAAAGTATGGGAGGGTTCGCTTATCCCTGGCGAACAAGCAATTTCGGCATTGGCCTTTGATGAGAACGGAATGTTGTGGGGACTGACCTATGGATACATTTTCAAATTTAATCCAGAGACGAGAGAAGTTGTGCAGTTAAAAGAATTATATCCGTATGAATGGGGCACTACGTTCTGGGCAGGAGGGTACCTCAATTTCCATAAGGACGGTTATTTGTACGGAAGAGCGGTCAACAACATCTTTAAACTTGATCCGGAAACTTGGGAAGTGGAAACACTAGTGGATGGTGCATCGTATTTTGCCCAAGATTACATGGGTGACATTTATTTCTCTCAAATTGCTACACAATTGTACGTCTATAAGCTGAAGTATGAAGATGAACCGGTAAGCTCTGAAACGGTTATGCAACTTGTTGAGCTTTATAAGAAGACCGGTAACTTGGAACCCCCTTTATACACTCAACTGAAAAACAGTATCAAGCAATCCATGTATCATGAGAAAGAAGGGAGAGTTACACAGGCTATTAAACATTTGCGTAGATTCCTTAATCATTTGAATAACCCGGCCTTAGACAAATATGTTTCCCAAGATGCGAAAGATACCCTGAATATGACCGGGGAAACACTACTGCAGGAGTGGGAAAATAGATAA